Within Pseudorca crassidens isolate mPseCra1 chromosome 8, mPseCra1.hap1, whole genome shotgun sequence, the genomic segment gttttaattttcatgaggATGGTTGCTTTTAGGTACACAGGaactactttattattattagattACCGAGCAATGTGGTGGGTATTCATTGTCAATGAACTGTCACTGCAAAAATGCCAAATCTCTATATGAACAGGAACAAAAAGCTAGACAGGTCAAAATCATCTCCAGCTGTTTCCAGGTGCATTCCTAAGGCAGCTGCAGGAAGGTGAACTGGAATCAGAATCAGACAGGCAGAGCACCCAGACCAGCCAGCTAGTTTACACTTTAATTTCAGTCTCATGCTCTGTACCCGCATGGATGTATGTGCATATACCTTAAATTTTTTCACAATTATCACATCCCTTTAGCCTATATCTCTCACCTTACTAGTACTGCGGTACAGAGCTGACGTAAAACTCCTAATTTAGTATCTACTTCATACTAGCTTTCAATATTCTATGCAAGACCACTTCAATGTcccttataatttttattttttaaatttcagcagtctgtactttgaaatatatatatatttctggttaacaaggcttgattttttcccccaagcttGTTACAGGCAATTCTCCTCAAGTTTAGATAACAAAGCAATGGAAAGGAAAACTCAAATATTTCAagattaatttttgctttaattatgTAAGGCATGTAATGAGAAACAGTCAATTAGAGAACATGCTTATCAAATTCAAATGACTAAACAAAAAGTTTGCCATGACCAATATTCAGGAAACGAACACCGTAGTTCCTTTTGCAGTTGTAAATCAGACATGTTAGGCATTTTTCTGCCATAAAATTCATGGAAATGTAGCCAAGTTGTTATGGCAACCATACGTTCCTGATTTAGGGGgttttatattctttaaatattgagTTGTAGTGACATTttgcatttaaacattttaatatttgtgtttttaaaagtcagcTTGGGAATTTATGCTTAAAATGCAGTTATTAAGTTTGATATGCAAAATGTCAAacgtacacatatgtatatatgattttcTGCAGCTGAATTTTGTAAGTGAAACAAAATATTATGGATTGCATTGTacacaatatttaaatattttctgcattttctcaatagattttttttaaaaaacctaattaAAAGCACTTGCAGACATTAACTAATATGACCCATGAGTAAAAGAACATTAAAGTATACTCCTTCTTACCTCATTAAAGAATGAATATTTacacataaatgtaagacctgctTAATACTAATTGGGGAGTAAGACTAAGAAAATGGGATTTTCATATACTCCAGTAAGCTATTAGCTAATgttatacatgaaaaaaaaatcaggcccagtttattttattccataaatTGTAGCCATATAAGCTGATAATTTTCATGAAAGCTTTCTCTACAACCATCCAGGCAgtgttttgcattttgaaaataaaataggtgTTCGCTTCCTATTTGGCCATTTGCTATCATTTGGACATTATTTTTGTCATTGcagattacttttttaaaaaaactgtccgTTTGTTTTTTGCCTCTGatgcacatttttttccctgtttcctGAAGCTCGAGTTCAAGTAGGTTGCCGGGAACTGCGTTCCACCAAATACATCTCTGACGGCCAGTGCACTAGCATCAGCCCCCTGAAGGAGCTGGTGTGCGCTGGCGAATGCTTGCCcctgcctgtgctccccaatTGGATCGGAGGAGGCTATGGAACAAAGTACTGGAGCAGAAGGAGCTCCCAGGAGTGGAGGTGTGTCAATGACAAAACGCGTACTCAGAGAATCCAGCTGCAGTGCCAAGATGGCAGCACGCGCACCTACAAAATCACGGTGGTCACCGCCTGCAAGTGCAAGAGGTACACGCGGCAGCACAATGAGTCCAGTCATAACTTCGAGAGCATGTCTCCTGCCAAGCCAGCCCAGCATCACAGAGAGCGGAAAAGAGCCAGCAAATCCAGCAAGCACAGcatgagttagaattcaggctctcCAAACTGGACTGACTGGTAACCATCTGCTTTACAGATTTGATTGCTCGGAAGACTCCAGCCTGCCACTGCTCTTTTCTTACTTGAAAATATATGCTTTCTGCTTTGATCAGACCCAGCAAGCTGTCCTAAGTATCAGGAGCTTCTTTGGaaatagctttttcttttcaagtttttcaAGACGTACGCACATCCATGAGTGGGATTTGCATTTAAATTCCACACATCCTGTAGTATTAATTCCACACATCCTGTAGTATTAGTTCTTGAAAGACTGGTGATACTATACACATCACTGaaccattactttttaaaaaggaaaagggctTCTCAGTTACCCTTCATTTCCCAatccatctcccccacccccgaaCAAAACCTCTTCAgaattgaaaagttaaaaaaaaaaaaaattgttgccaCGAATCTTCAGGTTAACACTTCAGGAAGGTGCTTTTTTGGTAATCTTCATGGGAACAGTTTAGCAGCCAAGAGTGATCGCCCTTTGAAAGAGTGAAAGACTTCGTGACATTTCACTTCAAAAATAAGCCCTGTAGCTTTTTACAGTCTCATAGTATGAAATTATACCCTGCATGCTGACCCTCGCTTGGAATGGAATGCCAGAAATGCATGGCAGCAGCTAATAAGTAAAGCTGATTAACTATTTATTTGTCAATGTTATTATTTAATGAGCTTtcacaagtgatttttttcaaaatgttaattttttatgttctGAAGCTTTTTCATGTAtctaaatattttcttgtgtAATTTGTGGTTGATCTAGAAATAGGACAATACATACTGtagatatgtaaaataaatattttagtctcCTTATTACATATATGTTTCATCATGAACTTTATCAATAGTATGGATCTTTTTAAATCAATAAGATGCTTTGTAAAGATGAAATATGTAATACTTTCTTGTTTAATCTGTGCAATCGGAAGGTGATTTAACCTTCAATTCCATCAGtttcttttaacaaaaataaacactgcTAAAAGTTATTGTCCTTGTCTCTAACATGTATAAAAAAGTACGTGTTTACAAAAACTACAGAATAAACGTATCAgagtaattgcttttttttttttaacttattttatttatttatttttgctgcgttgggtcttcgttgctgtgcgcggacctTCTCTAATTG encodes:
- the SOSTDC1 gene encoding sclerostin domain-containing protein 1, whose amino-acid sequence is MLPPAIHFYLIPLACILMKSCLAFKNDATEILYSHVVKPVPAQPSNNSTMNQARNGGRHFSDTGLDRNTRVQVGCRELRSTKYISDGQCTSISPLKELVCAGECLPLPVLPNWIGGGYGTKYWSRRSSQEWRCVNDKTRTQRIQLQCQDGSTRTYKITVVTACKCKRYTRQHNESSHNFESMSPAKPAQHHRERKRASKSSKHSMS